The DNA segment CGGGCACCTGGGACGCTCCTGCGGACGGCCCTGGTCGCTGTGCTCCTCAGTCGCTGTGCTCCTCAGTCGTCGTGCTGCTCCTCGGCCAGGTGGATCACGCACACGGTGACCGCGATCATGAGCGCCGGGTCCGCGTCTTCGCGCACGATCTCCACGCCGTACGTCTCGCGGACGTGGAGCCAGTGGCGGGAGATGTGGGCGACCATGTTGTCGTCGTGGTCGATGACGAACTCGCGGTCCAGGATCTTGCCGCTGACGTCCAGTTCGGAACCGTCCGTCAGCTCCACGCGGTAGTGGTTGCGCAGCAGCGAGAGGTGCTTGCGCCGTACCGTGGCGAGCTTGCCGTTCCCGTCCTCGATGACCATCGTGTCGCGCAGCGAGAACATCTTCTTCTTGATGACGATCAGTACGTTGCCCTGCCGGTCCTTCAGCTCGAAGGTGTCCCGCAGGCGCAGTGCCTTGCCGTCGACGAGGAAGACCTTGGAGCCGTGCTCGTCCTCGATCCAGTAGTCCTCGCCGATCCCGAAGATCCGGTCCCGCACCTGGAATTTCATACCGTTACCCGTTCCCCTGCCGCCTGTCCGAAACGCCGGCGGTATGCCGACGGGCTGAGCCCCGTCTCCCTGCGCAGCCGCTCCCTCAGATTGGCCGCGGTGCCCAGGCCGCTCAGCCGGGCCACGGTATCGAGCCGGTCCTCGCCGCGCTCGATGAGGCGGCAGGCGTAGCGGACGCGCTCGCCGGTCAGCCAGGCCAGCGGGGTGGTGCCGAGCTGGGCGCGGAAGCGGCGGTGCAGGGTGGCGGTGCTCACGGCGGCGCGCTCGGCGAGGCCCGCCACGGTCAGCGGGTCCCCGATGCGCTCCTGGGCCCACGCCAGCAGCGGGGCGAGGGACTCGTCGGCGATCTGTGGCATCGGCCGCTCCACGAACTGCCGCTGGCCGCCGTCCCGGTGCGCGGCGAACACCAGCCGCCTGCTGACCGCGTTCGCGATCTCGGCGCCGTGGTCCCGGCGCACCAGGTGCAGCCCGAGGTCGAGCGCGGAGGCGCTGCCGGACGCGGTGAGGATGTCGCCGTCGTCGACGAAGAGGACGTCCGGTTCGAGACGCACCCGCGGGAAACGGGCGCGGAACGAGTCCGCCCACATCCAGTGGCACGCGGCCCTGCGCCCGTCCAGCAGGCCCGCCTCGGCGAGCGTGAACGCGCCGCTGCAGAACCCGACCAGCCGCGCCCCGCGGGCGCCCGCGCGGCGGATCGCGGCCAGCACCTCGGGGGTGCGGGGGGTGTCGGTGTCCGGGCGGTTCGGCACGATCACGGTGTCCGCGTCCTCGGTGGCCTCCAGGCCCGCGACGCCGGTGAGCGCGAAGAAGCCGTCCCGCATCCGGACGGTGGGCTCGGTCGCGCAGAGCCGGAAGTCGTACAGCGGCCGGCCCAGCTCCGGCCTGCGCAGGCCGAAGACCTCCGTGGCGCAGCCCAGCTCGAAGGGGTTGGAGTTGTCGTCGACGAGCACGACGACGCGGTGCGGGGTGCCGGGGGTGGCGGGGGTGCCGGGGGCGGTTGCGGTGGCTCCGGCGGTGCCGCGGGCTTCCGTCCCCGGGTCCGTGCCGGCACCTGCGTGCGAGAAATCTTGCGGCATATGCGATTTCTAGCACTCGCAGGGCGGGGAGGCCACGGCGGACGATCGCTGCATGACCACCGAATCCGGCCGGCCGGCCGCCGCGCAGGCCCCCGCCCCCGCCGCGCAGGCCCCCGCCCCCTCCTCCCTCCCCGTCCTGCTCTCCACCGCGCTGACCACGTTCGACGACCTCTGGAGCCCGCGGATCGTCACCCGCGTCAACGACTACGACGTCCGGATCGCCAAGGTCGAGGGCGAGCACGTGTGGCACGTGCACGACTCCACCGACGAGTTCTTCCTGGTCCTGGACGGCGAGCTGGCCATCGCCCTGCGCGAGGAGTCCGGCGAGCGCACGGTCACCCTCCCCAAGGGCGCCGTGTTCACCGTCCCGCGCGGCACCGAGCACAAGCCCCTCGCGCCCGGCGGCGCCTCGATCCTGCTGCTGGAGCCCACCGGCACCTCGACGGTCGGCGACCGCCACGACCCCGTTCCCGCCCATGTGGACGCCACCACGGGCCACGCCCTGGACGAGCGCTAGCACCCGTCGACCCGTCCACCAGTCCCCCCGTCCACCAGTCCCCCCGTCCACCCGTCCACCCGTCCACCCGTCCGCCCGTCCGCCCGTCCGCAGCGGAGGGCCGTGGGGGGGCGTGGACATACGTTCTCTCCATCACCCAATGGGGTAATCCGACAATTTCGTCCCGTCTGTGCCGTCATGCTCTGAGAGGGTGCGCGGCGCACTGGCGCACCCGCCGGAAAGAGACGATTCCTGGGCATGGGTGGGTGGGGCATGACGCATGCGACCGATGGAGACCGGGGCCTCGACGAGCGGGTGGTGCTGGTGGCCGCGGGCCTCGCCGATCTGGCCGTGAGCACGGCCGGCTCGGCGGTGGGCACCCTGCGCGGGCTGCTGCGCCGCTCGGACACGGCCGACCTGGCACGCGACGCCGAGCTGGACCTTCAGGCGCGGGGCCGCCTCGCGCTGGACCGCTGCGGGAGCCGGCCGCCCGCCCACCTGGAGGTGCTCGCCCGGCACAAGCTGCGCCAGGCCGGCGACGGCGCCGATGACTGACCGGGCGGCCCCGGGGCTCGACCGCCCGGACCCGTCACGCGACCACCGCGAAACCACAGAACCCACACCCGCCCCCGCCCCCTGGCATCCGGCCCCCGACCGCCCGGACCCCGCCGACCCCGGCCACTGGAGTACCGCCGTCTTCCGAGCCCGCATCGACGCCGTCCTGCGGGACTTCCTGGGCGGCGAGGCGGACCGGCTCGCCGCCGTCGACGACGACCTCGCACCCGTGGCCGAGCGGCTGCGGGGCGCCGCGGGCCACGGCAAGCGGCTGCGGTCGGCCTTCTGCTACTGGGGCTGGCGGGCGGCCGGGCAACCCGACAACGACGCCCTCGTGCGCGCCGCGGCCGCCATGGAACTCGTGCACGCCGCGGCGATCGTCCACGACGACCTCATCGACGACAGCCCGCTGCGGCACGGGCAGCCCACCGTCCACCTCGCCTTCGAGAAGGACCTGCACGGACGCCCCCGGGCCCGCGCCGCCGCCAGGTCCCTGGCGATGCTGGTCGGCGACCACCTGATGGCGCTCGCCGGCCACCTCTTCGCCACGAGCGGCCTGCCCGCCGCCTACCTCGCGCGGGCCCGGGGCCTGTGGGGCGACCTCGCCCGCGACCTGATCGCCGGCGAGTGCCTGGAGATCCTGCGCACCGGCGGCCGCCCGGACACCGAGGCGTCCTTGCAGGTCATCCGCTACAAGACCGCCAAGTACACCGTCGAGCAACCGCTCCTCATGGGCGCCCTGCTCGGCGGCGCCGGGCCCACCCTGCGGGAGTGCCTGTCCGCCTACGGACTGCCCCTGGGCGAGGCCTTCCAGCTCCGGGACGACCTGCTCGGACTGTTCGGCGACCCCGAGCGGACGGGCAAGGCCGGACTGGACGACCTGTCCGCCCAGCGGCCCACCGCCCTGCTCGCCGAGACCTGGAAGGCCGCCGACGCCGCACAGCGCGAAGAACTCGGCCGGCTGCTCGGGCGGAGCGACCTGGAGGAGGCCCACCTGCACCGGGTGCGCTACCTGATGCTCCGGCTGAAGGCGCCGGAACGGATCGAGCACATGATCCGCACCCGCGTGGAAGAGGCCACGCGCGCGTTGGACGACGCCGACGTCCCCGCCCCGGCCCGGCGGACCCTGGCCGACCTCGCCCTCCGTGCCACCGCCCGCAGCAACTGACCGCGGCCCGACCGCGGCAACCGACCGCAGGAGACGACGATGCCCCGCACCGACACACCGACGGACGACCTGCGGCTGAGCGGCGACGAGCTGGCCGACTCCGTGGTCGCCACCCTCTTCGAACGCGGCGAGGTCGGCACGTTCAACACGCTCATGCGCTTCGTGACCACCGCGGGGCAGGACCTCCCCGAGGGCCTGCCCGACGTGGCGCGCGAGTACCTCCGCGAGACCAGCGCGCCGCCGTCCTGGGTGGACTGGAACGAGATGGAGAAGGCCCGGCTGTTCTTCATCGACAACAACGTGCACATCTCCACCGCGCTGTCGTTCGCGTCGATGCCCGCCTGCTACCTCGTCCCGCACGTGGCGAAGCTGCTGTCGGCGACCCACGGCCTCAGCTACCCCTCCAGGCGGATGGCGGAGACCGGCCAGTTCACCGTCCACCTCATGCAGCCCGACGCGTTCGAGGCCGGCGGACGCTTCCTGCCGGCCGCGCAGAAGGTGCGCCTGCTGCACGCCGCCATCCGCCACCACCTGATCCGGGAGGACCGCTGGGACACCGCGGCGCTCGGCGTGCCGATCTGCCAGGAGGACATGATCGGCGGGCAGATGTTCTTCTCGATCCTCGTCCTGGACAGCCTGCACCGCCTCGGCATCCACATGACCACCGACGGGGCGGAGTCCTACTACTACGCCTGGCGCGTGGTCGGCGCCATCCTCGGCGTCGACCAGGACGCCGTCCCCAGGACGCTCGCGGAGGCCCGCCGCTTCCTCGACCTCTACATGCTCCGCCACATGGGCCCCTCCGACGAGGGCGCGCACCTCACCAGGCAGCTCATCGACCTGTACGAGGAGGTGGTCCCCGGCACCTTCTTCGACCCGATCGTCTCCGCCCTGATCCGCCACCTCGTCGGCGACACCTGCGCGGACTGGCTCCGCGTCCCCCGCACCGCCTGGGACACGGTGGTCAAGGCCGTCCCCCGCCTGCTCGGCGTCCTGGAGACGATCGAGGACCGCTCCCCGCTGGGCGCCTGGGCCCTGGACCGCCTCGGCCACCTCACCACGGTCCTCGAACTGTCCTCCCTCACCCGCGGCCGCGTCATGCACTACGCCATCCCGGAGGAGCTGAAGAAGGACTACGGCGTGACGAACACGGTCCCGCGCGCGAAGCGCTGGACGCCGCCGCCGGCGACGGTTTCCTGAGAGGTACCGGGTGCGGCCCCCGGGGCACCCGTGCGGCCATCCGCCGCCCGAGGGGCACCCGGGGCACCCGGGCCGTCCGGGGCGGGTGCCCAGGGAGGGTGACCCCGGGGAATACTCACCCACAGTGATGGCATTCTGGGACGTATGAGCCACTCCGCCTCCGCCGCAGACTCCGCCTCCGCCCCCGCCCCCCGGCGCGCCCGCGTGAGGGCGCCCGAGCTGGTCGGCAAGGGCGGCTGGCTGAACACCGGTGGCAAGGAGCTGAAGCTGGCCGACTTCCGAGGCCGCACATTGATCTTGGATTTTTGGACGTTCTGCTGCATCAACTGCCTCCACGTCCTCGACGAGCTCCGCGAGCTGGAGGAGAAGCACCGGGACACGGTGGTGATCGTCGGCGTGCACTCGCCGAAGTTCGTGCACGAGGCGGAGCACCAGGCCGTGGTGGACGCGGTGGAGCGGTACGGCGTGGAGCACCCGGTGCTCGACGATCCGGAGCTCGCGACCTGGAAGCAGTACGCCGTGCGGGCCTGGCCGACGCTCGTCGTGATCGACCCCGAGGGCTACGTGGTCGCCCAGCACGCCGGCGAGGGGCACGCGCACGCCATCGAGCGGCTGGTGGCGGAGCTGGAGGAGGAGCACGACGCCAAGGGGACGCTGCGGCGTGGCGACGGCCCCTATGTGGCGCCCGAGCCGGTGGCCACGCACCTCCGGTTCCCCGGCAAGGCGCTGCTGCTGCCGTCGGGGAATCTGCTGGTGTCGGACACCACCCGGCACCAGCTCGTGGAGCTCGCCGACGACGGTGAGAGCGTGGTGCGGCGGATCGGCACCGGCCACCGCGGGTTCCTGGACGGGTCGGCCGACGGTGCGGCCTTCAACGAGCCGCAGGGCCTCGCGCTGCTCGACGAGGGGACGGTCGTCGTCGCCGACACCGTGAACCACGCGCTGCGCGCGCTCGACCTCGCCACCGGCGCCGTCACCACCCTCGCGGGCACCGGCCGGCAGTGGATGCAGGGCTCGCCCACCAGCGGCCCGGCGTGCGAGGTGGCGCTCTCCTCGCCGTGGGACGTCGCCCTCTTCGGCGGCAAGGTGTGGATCGCCATGGCCGGCGTCCACCAGCTCTGGACGTACGACCCGGCGGACCGCACCGTGGCCGTCGCCGCCGGCACCACGAACGAGGGGCTCGTCGACGGGCCCGGCGCCGAGGCCTGGTTCGCGCAGCCCTCGGGGCTCGCGGCGGCCGGGGACCGGCTCTGGCTGGCCGACTCCGAGACCTCGGCGCTGCGCTGGGTGGACGCGGACGGCGCCGTGCACACCGCCGTCGGCACCGGCCTCTTCGACTTCGGGCACCGCGACGGGCCCGCCGGCCAGGCGCTGTTCCAGCACCCGCTGGGCGTGACCGCCCTGCCGGACGGCTCGGTCGCCGTCAGCGACACGTACAACCACGCCCTGCGCCGCTACGACCCGGCCACCGGCGAGGTCAGCACGCTCGCGACCGACCTGCGGGAGCCCTCCGGCGCCGTGGTCGACGGCGGCGAGATCGTGGTCGTGGAGTCGGCCCGGCACCGGCTGACCCGGCTCCGGCTGCCGGACGAGGCCGTGCGCGTCACGCCCGTCGCGCACCGCACGCAGCGCGCCGCGACCGAGGTGGCCCCCGGCGACCTCCGGCTCGACGTGATCTTCCAGGCCCCGGCGGGCCAGAAGCTGGACGAGCGCTACGGCCCGGCGACCCGCCTGCTGGTCTCCTCGACCCCGCCCGAGCTGCTGCTCGACGGCGCCGGTCCGGACAGCGCCCTGACCCGGGCCCTCGCGCTCAACCCCGACGTCACGGAAGGCGTCCTGCACATCTCCGCGATGGCCGCGTCCTGCGACGACTCCCCCGACACGGAGTTCCCCGCCTGCCATGTCCACCAGCAGGACTGGGGCGTTCCGGTGCGCGTGGCCGCGGGTGGAGCGGCGCGGTTGCCGCTGGTGCTGGCGGGCATGGACGCGGTCGAGGAGTAGGGCGGCCCGGAGGTCACCGGTTCGGGTGTGATGGGCGACATCAAGTGATGCAGTAACGACTTTGCGTTATGTCCGTTCCGTTAGGCTGGTCCACATGAGTGAGCTTGACGAGTACCGTCGCATCATGGACCAGCGCATGAGCGCTCTTGAGGCGGAGATGGACGCCCTGCGCGACCAGATCACCACGACGCGGGCGGTCGTCGCCATAAACGATCGCGATGTCTCGGAGTTCAAGACCGAGTTGAGGGCTCACCGGCAGACTCTCCAGGCGCTGCGGGAGACGCAGTTGGAGCAGCAGCAGGAGATCGGCCGACTCCGGACCGAGGTCCGTTCGGGCTTCGCCGAAGTACAGTCCACCTTCGCGACGGTCCTCGCCGGCATCCAGGCCATCGCCACCCGCCTTCCCGAGGACCCCGCCGCGGGCCCGGAGGTCCCGGCCGCCAGGTAACCCCCTCGGCGGGCCGGTGCGGCTGCCCATGCCCCGTGGGCCGTATCCCGTGGGGCACACGGCCCATGGCCCGTTGGCCATGGCCCGGTCCTATCGTTTATT comes from the Streptomyces sp. TS71-3 genome and includes:
- a CDS encoding LURP-one-related/scramblase family protein, which encodes MKFQVRDRIFGIGEDYWIEDEHGSKVFLVDGKALRLRDTFELKDRQGNVLIVIKKKMFSLRDTMVIEDGNGKLATVRRKHLSLLRNHYRVELTDGSELDVSGKILDREFVIDHDDNMVAHISRHWLHVRETYGVEIVREDADPALMIAVTVCVIHLAEEQHDD
- a CDS encoding GlxA family transcriptional regulator: MPQDFSHAGAGTDPGTEARGTAGATATAPGTPATPGTPHRVVVLVDDNSNPFELGCATEVFGLRRPELGRPLYDFRLCATEPTVRMRDGFFALTGVAGLEATEDADTVIVPNRPDTDTPRTPEVLAAIRRAGARGARLVGFCSGAFTLAEAGLLDGRRAACHWMWADSFRARFPRVRLEPDVLFVDDGDILTASGSASALDLGLHLVRRDHGAEIANAVSRRLVFAAHRDGGQRQFVERPMPQIADESLAPLLAWAQERIGDPLTVAGLAERAAVSTATLHRRFRAQLGTTPLAWLTGERVRYACRLIERGEDRLDTVARLSGLGTAANLRERLRRETGLSPSAYRRRFGQAAGERVTV
- a CDS encoding cupin domain-containing protein, whose amino-acid sequence is MTTESGRPAAAQAPAPAAQAPAPSSLPVLLSTALTTFDDLWSPRIVTRVNDYDVRIAKVEGEHVWHVHDSTDEFFLVLDGELAIALREESGERTVTLPKGAVFTVPRGTEHKPLAPGGASILLLEPTGTSTVGDRHDPVPAHVDATTGHALDER
- a CDS encoding polyprenyl synthetase, which gives rise to MTHATDGDRGLDERVVLVAAGLADLAVSTAGSAVGTLRGLLRRSDTADLARDAELDLQARGRLALDRCGSRPPAHLEVLARHKLRQAGDGADD
- a CDS encoding polyprenyl synthetase family protein; amino-acid sequence: MTDRAAPGLDRPDPSRDHRETTEPTPAPAPWHPAPDRPDPADPGHWSTAVFRARIDAVLRDFLGGEADRLAAVDDDLAPVAERLRGAAGHGKRLRSAFCYWGWRAAGQPDNDALVRAAAAMELVHAAAIVHDDLIDDSPLRHGQPTVHLAFEKDLHGRPRARAAARSLAMLVGDHLMALAGHLFATSGLPAAYLARARGLWGDLARDLIAGECLEILRTGGRPDTEASLQVIRYKTAKYTVEQPLLMGALLGGAGPTLRECLSAYGLPLGEAFQLRDDLLGLFGDPERTGKAGLDDLSAQRPTALLAETWKAADAAQREELGRLLGRSDLEEAHLHRVRYLMLRLKAPERIEHMIRTRVEEATRALDDADVPAPARRTLADLALRATARSN
- a CDS encoding oxygenase MpaB family protein translates to MPRTDTPTDDLRLSGDELADSVVATLFERGEVGTFNTLMRFVTTAGQDLPEGLPDVAREYLRETSAPPSWVDWNEMEKARLFFIDNNVHISTALSFASMPACYLVPHVAKLLSATHGLSYPSRRMAETGQFTVHLMQPDAFEAGGRFLPAAQKVRLLHAAIRHHLIREDRWDTAALGVPICQEDMIGGQMFFSILVLDSLHRLGIHMTTDGAESYYYAWRVVGAILGVDQDAVPRTLAEARRFLDLYMLRHMGPSDEGAHLTRQLIDLYEEVVPGTFFDPIVSALIRHLVGDTCADWLRVPRTAWDTVVKAVPRLLGVLETIEDRSPLGAWALDRLGHLTTVLELSSLTRGRVMHYAIPEELKKDYGVTNTVPRAKRWTPPPATVS
- a CDS encoding NHL domain-containing thioredoxin family protein yields the protein MSHSASAADSASAPAPRRARVRAPELVGKGGWLNTGGKELKLADFRGRTLILDFWTFCCINCLHVLDELRELEEKHRDTVVIVGVHSPKFVHEAEHQAVVDAVERYGVEHPVLDDPELATWKQYAVRAWPTLVVIDPEGYVVAQHAGEGHAHAIERLVAELEEEHDAKGTLRRGDGPYVAPEPVATHLRFPGKALLLPSGNLLVSDTTRHQLVELADDGESVVRRIGTGHRGFLDGSADGAAFNEPQGLALLDEGTVVVADTVNHALRALDLATGAVTTLAGTGRQWMQGSPTSGPACEVALSSPWDVALFGGKVWIAMAGVHQLWTYDPADRTVAVAAGTTNEGLVDGPGAEAWFAQPSGLAAAGDRLWLADSETSALRWVDADGAVHTAVGTGLFDFGHRDGPAGQALFQHPLGVTALPDGSVAVSDTYNHALRRYDPATGEVSTLATDLREPSGAVVDGGEIVVVESARHRLTRLRLPDEAVRVTPVAHRTQRAATEVAPGDLRLDVIFQAPAGQKLDERYGPATRLLVSSTPPELLLDGAGPDSALTRALALNPDVTEGVLHISAMAASCDDSPDTEFPACHVHQQDWGVPVRVAAGGAARLPLVLAGMDAVEE